The SAR324 cluster bacterium genomic interval TTGGTATCTTCTAGTGAAGCTCCGGTCAAGTTGGCTTCAAATAAAACTGCTTCTCTCAAATCAGTTCTAGTAAGATCTGCTCCCTGCAGGTTGGCACCTTGAAGATTGGTTTGCTTCAAATTGCTCCTTCCCAAATTCGTGTCACTAAGATTTGCTCCTGTCAAATCACTTTTGTAGAAGTTTGCACGAAATAAATTCGATCCTCGTAAATTTGCTCCTTGTAGTTCCATCTTTGAAAGTTTTGCTTTGGTCAAACCGCACTCTTCACAAATCTTGTC includes:
- a CDS encoding pentapeptide repeat-containing protein encodes the protein MISNQIYRISILVFALFGTNEILAYDKGHLEIFQKDKICEECGLTKAKLSKMELQGANLRGSNLFRANFYKSDLTGANLSDTNLGRSNLKQTNLQGANLQGADLTRTDLREAVLFEANLTGASLEDTKLIGTVLKGAVWTNGQICKDGSLGKCIQ